In a genomic window of Roseiflexus castenholzii DSM 13941:
- a CDS encoding gamma-glutamyl-gamma-aminobutyrate hydrolase family protein: MNRVCIGITCGTFYDHDWCPPSIGHRKTYIDAVVAAGGAPFLIPSIDDEAALRILYDRIDGVLLAGGGDIEPRHYGEAPLPTLGVVDALRDRTELPLVRWAVADGKPVLGICRGAQMVNVALGGTLYQDIPSQIETSLNHSDSYARQDWTHLAHMLRLSPDSRLRQILGSDELPINSLHHQSIKTVAPGLMAVGWAPDGVIEAIESANGHFLIGVQCHPEALQSGADPRWQTLFRRFVEACARFKDRNAE, encoded by the coding sequence ATGAATCGGGTGTGTATCGGCATTACGTGCGGAACCTTCTACGACCACGACTGGTGCCCGCCATCAATCGGGCACCGGAAGACATATATCGATGCAGTTGTGGCGGCTGGCGGCGCGCCGTTCCTGATCCCGTCCATTGATGATGAGGCGGCGCTGCGCATACTGTACGACCGAATCGACGGAGTGTTGCTGGCCGGCGGCGGCGACATCGAGCCGCGTCATTACGGTGAGGCGCCACTGCCGACGCTCGGCGTCGTCGATGCGCTGCGCGACCGCACGGAACTTCCGCTGGTGCGCTGGGCAGTCGCCGATGGGAAACCGGTGCTCGGCATCTGTCGCGGCGCGCAGATGGTCAACGTGGCGCTCGGCGGAACGCTCTACCAGGATATTCCTTCGCAGATTGAGACGTCACTCAATCATTCCGACTCTTACGCGCGCCAGGATTGGACGCATCTGGCGCATATGTTGCGCTTGTCGCCCGACTCGCGTTTGCGCCAGATTCTCGGCAGCGATGAACTGCCGATCAACTCACTGCACCATCAGTCGATCAAAACCGTCGCTCCCGGACTGATGGCCGTCGGTTGGGCGCCGGATGGCGTGATTGAAGCGATTGAGAGCGCAAATGGTCACTTCCTGATCGGCGTGCAGTGCCATCCCGAAGCTCTGCAAAGCGGAGCCGATCCACGCTGGCAAACGCTGTTCCGCCGCTTCGTCGAGGCGTGTGCGCGGTTCAAAGATCGTAACGCAGAATAG
- a CDS encoding GNAT family N-acetyltransferase, translating into MLRSSSSSELLTTRPASLDDRQTVLRLIDDADRWFTTVSLGEAVGLLAGAPVLLLFAGSKPCGVILADWVNDGVTWVRALALSGRLATARALDTLLPSFHAMLHASGVARVYVACHEPADAWLTLALRRAGYVHDTDVIVYEKKRMSVPTYGNPAVRVRAATVGDIPAILAVDAQCFSAEWRKDNVQIGLALRETPRFLVVEDDAVVVGYAFVTAHYDGRLVHLVRIAVLPDRRRQGIGARLLYEVVAYATAIGAEAMTLNTQAYNHSARRLYEWFGFRRTGDRQTILRYDL; encoded by the coding sequence GTGTTGCGATCATCTTCGTCTTCCGAGTTGCTGACTACGCGCCCGGCGTCGCTCGATGATCGGCAAACTGTGCTGCGCCTGATCGATGACGCTGACCGCTGGTTTACGACGGTCAGCCTCGGTGAGGCGGTCGGATTGCTCGCCGGTGCGCCTGTGCTGCTCCTCTTCGCCGGCAGCAAACCGTGCGGCGTGATACTGGCTGATTGGGTCAACGATGGCGTGACGTGGGTCCGGGCGCTGGCGTTGAGCGGTCGACTCGCAACCGCGCGCGCGCTCGATACATTGCTTCCGTCGTTCCATGCCATGCTGCACGCCAGCGGCGTTGCACGCGTGTATGTCGCCTGCCACGAACCTGCCGACGCATGGCTGACCCTGGCGCTGCGTCGTGCCGGGTATGTTCACGATACCGATGTGATCGTCTACGAAAAGAAGCGCATGAGCGTTCCGACGTATGGCAACCCGGCAGTGCGAGTGCGCGCGGCAACCGTGGGCGACATCCCGGCAATCCTGGCGGTGGATGCGCAGTGTTTCAGCGCCGAGTGGCGCAAGGACAACGTTCAGATCGGGCTGGCGCTGCGCGAAACGCCTCGCTTCCTGGTCGTCGAGGATGACGCTGTTGTTGTCGGATACGCATTCGTGACAGCGCACTATGACGGGCGGTTGGTGCACCTGGTGCGTATCGCAGTGCTGCCGGATCGCCGGCGACAGGGCATCGGCGCACGGTTACTGTACGAGGTTGTCGCCTATGCCACCGCGATTGGCGCCGAGGCGATGACGCTGAACACGCAGGCATATAACCACAGCGCCCGCCGTCTCTATGAGTGGTTTGGCTTCCGGCGCACCGGCGATCGACAGACTATTCTGCGTTACGATCTTTGA
- a CDS encoding amidohydrolase → MPTLRVRNLAPDLILFNGAIRTFDRELPRCSAIACKDGRVVAIGDDADVRNLAGSHTEQIDLGGRTVVPGFNDAHNHMLELGIKFSRLQLEQCTSIADMVAMVREAATHTPRGEWIIGEGWNESLFAEGRLPNRLDLDAATTDHPVLLKRFFNMDVVNSRALELAGVYASTPDPQGGRIERFADGSPSGVLRASAKLFCRRLIADPTPEQAVDALEAAGRAYLAVGVTSILDPGLCPWEMRAYLDARRAGRLPVRVNLMPSWHGFREDETVEQLNARAAELGVYSGLGDHWLSLGGLKMAIDGGTTSRTAWMFQPFVGEDRVYDYNRLDPEDLREFFARGHALGWDIGIHAIGDRAHHEAARAFAEVIEASPRKDHRHNLIHAYFATEESLQHMAKHQIAAVIQPTFIYYEGDDLFRDVGERLAHQYKPARTYLDRGIPLIATSDIPSTVHYNPMISLYSLVTRKTWKGTPIAPQEAITRDEALYACTAAGAWLTREEQVKGRLSPGFLADMAVLDRDYFTCPVEEIKDIQVEMTVIDGRVAYQRV, encoded by the coding sequence ATGCCAACCCTCCGCGTGCGCAATCTCGCGCCCGACCTGATCCTGTTCAATGGCGCTATCAGGACGTTTGACCGCGAATTACCCCGGTGCTCCGCCATCGCCTGCAAGGATGGTCGGGTCGTTGCGATCGGCGATGATGCCGACGTGCGTAATCTTGCCGGTTCGCACACGGAACAGATCGATCTGGGCGGGCGCACGGTGGTTCCCGGCTTCAACGACGCACATAACCACATGCTCGAACTGGGGATCAAGTTTTCTCGCCTGCAACTCGAACAGTGCACCTCGATTGCCGACATGGTCGCCATGGTGCGCGAGGCGGCGACGCATACGCCACGCGGCGAATGGATCATTGGCGAAGGGTGGAATGAGTCGCTCTTTGCCGAGGGTCGTTTGCCCAACCGTCTCGATCTTGATGCCGCGACGACCGATCATCCGGTGCTGTTGAAACGTTTCTTCAACATGGATGTTGTGAACAGCCGGGCGCTCGAACTGGCCGGCGTGTACGCCTCAACGCCTGACCCGCAGGGAGGCAGGATCGAGCGGTTTGCGGACGGTTCGCCGAGCGGTGTTCTGCGCGCCTCCGCCAAACTCTTCTGTCGCCGCCTGATCGCCGACCCGACCCCCGAACAGGCAGTGGATGCGCTCGAAGCCGCCGGCCGCGCATATCTGGCGGTTGGCGTCACCAGCATTCTCGATCCGGGGTTGTGTCCCTGGGAGATGCGAGCCTACCTGGATGCCCGGCGCGCGGGCCGGTTGCCGGTGCGTGTCAATCTGATGCCCTCGTGGCACGGCTTCCGTGAAGACGAAACCGTCGAACAACTCAATGCGCGCGCTGCTGAATTGGGCGTGTACAGCGGATTAGGCGATCACTGGCTGAGCCTTGGCGGGCTGAAAATGGCTATCGACGGCGGTACGACCAGTCGCACGGCATGGATGTTCCAACCGTTCGTTGGTGAAGACCGGGTGTACGACTACAACCGCCTCGACCCGGAAGACCTGCGCGAGTTCTTTGCCCGTGGGCACGCACTGGGATGGGACATCGGCATTCACGCGATTGGCGACCGGGCGCATCACGAAGCAGCGCGCGCATTTGCTGAGGTGATCGAAGCCTCGCCGCGCAAGGATCATCGCCACAATCTGATCCATGCCTACTTCGCCACTGAAGAAAGCCTTCAGCATATGGCAAAACATCAGATTGCCGCCGTGATTCAGCCAACCTTCATCTACTACGAAGGCGACGATCTTTTCCGCGATGTTGGCGAGCGGCTGGCGCACCAGTATAAGCCAGCGCGCACCTACCTGGATCGCGGCATTCCGCTGATCGCAACGAGTGATATTCCCAGCACCGTGCATTACAACCCTATGATCAGTCTCTACAGCCTGGTGACGCGCAAAACCTGGAAGGGAACGCCAATTGCGCCGCAGGAGGCAATCACCCGCGACGAGGCGCTGTATGCATGCACCGCCGCCGGCGCCTGGCTCACCCGCGAAGAGCAGGTCAAAGGGCGCCTGTCGCCTGGCTTCCTGGCGGATATGGCAGTGCTCGACCGTGATTATTTCACCTGTCCGGTGGAGGAAATCAAAGACATTCAGGTTGAGATGACGGTCATCGATGGACGTGTGGCATACCAGCGCGTCTGA
- the ruvB gene encoding Holliday junction branch migration DNA helicase RuvB — MSDERVVTPRAGEEDQQIEKSLRPRRLAEFIGQEKVVEQLRIAIAAAKGRGEPLDHTLLYGPPGLGKTSLAGVLANEMEVNIKLTSGPAIERAGDLAALLTNLQKDDILFIDEIHRLNRAIEEVLYPAMEDFALDIMVGKGPGARSLRLKLPRFTVVGATTRLALLTSPLRDRFGSVHRLEFYSVDALYEIVMRSARILGVVCTPEGAREIAARARGTPRIVNRLLRRVRDYAQVIGDGIITLDVARDALAKLEVDHLGLDENDRRLLRAIIDLFGGGPVGLSTLAASLAEEVDAIEDVYEPFLLQLGFLQRTPRGRIATRRAYEHLGVPYVERSVDNGAEQGRLWT, encoded by the coding sequence ATGAGCGACGAACGAGTCGTCACCCCCAGGGCAGGCGAAGAAGACCAACAGATCGAGAAAAGTCTGCGCCCACGCCGTCTTGCCGAGTTCATCGGACAGGAGAAGGTCGTTGAGCAGTTGCGCATTGCGATTGCCGCCGCCAAAGGGCGTGGCGAACCGCTCGATCATACGTTGCTCTATGGTCCGCCCGGGTTGGGGAAGACGAGTCTGGCAGGCGTGCTCGCCAACGAAATGGAGGTCAATATCAAACTGACGTCGGGTCCCGCCATCGAGCGCGCCGGCGACCTTGCTGCACTGCTGACCAATCTCCAGAAAGACGATATTCTGTTCATCGACGAGATCCATCGCCTGAATCGAGCTATCGAAGAAGTGCTCTACCCGGCGATGGAAGATTTCGCGCTCGATATTATGGTCGGGAAGGGACCAGGAGCGCGCAGCCTGCGCCTGAAACTGCCGCGCTTCACGGTGGTCGGCGCGACTACGCGCCTGGCGTTGCTTACGTCGCCGCTGCGCGACCGCTTTGGGTCGGTACACCGACTCGAATTCTACTCGGTCGATGCGCTCTACGAGATCGTGATGCGTTCGGCGCGTATTTTGGGGGTGGTATGCACGCCAGAAGGAGCGCGCGAAATAGCAGCGCGGGCGCGCGGCACGCCGCGCATCGTCAATCGGCTGCTGCGCCGCGTGCGCGATTATGCCCAGGTCATCGGCGATGGCATCATCACGCTCGACGTGGCGCGCGATGCGCTGGCGAAACTGGAAGTCGATCACCTGGGACTCGATGAAAACGACCGACGGTTGCTGCGCGCTATCATCGACCTGTTCGGCGGGGGACCGGTCGGGCTTTCGACACTGGCTGCATCGCTTGCCGAAGAAGTCGATGCCATTGAGGACGTGTACGAGCCGTTTCTGCTGCAACTCGGGTTTTTGCAGCGCACGCCGCGCGGACGGATTGCCACGCGACGCGCTTATGAGCATCTCGGCGTTCCCTATGTCGAGCGCAGTGTTGATAACGGCGCTGAACAGGGACGCCTGTGGACGTGA
- the msrB gene encoding peptide-methionine (R)-S-oxide reductase MsrB: protein MKQYTKPSDDELRRRLTPEQYEVTQHEGTEPPFQNAYWNNKAHGIYVDVVSGEPLFSSLDKYDSGTGWPSFTKPLEPGNIVTREDRKLWMVRTEVRSKHGDSHLGHVFDDGPAPTGLRYCMNSAALRFIPVEKLEEEGYGEYLPLFEGVSNKSST, encoded by the coding sequence GTGAAACAATACACGAAACCATCAGACGACGAACTGCGACGGCGGTTGACGCCGGAGCAGTACGAAGTCACGCAACACGAAGGCACCGAACCGCCGTTCCAGAACGCTTACTGGAATAACAAGGCGCATGGCATTTATGTGGATGTCGTATCGGGTGAGCCATTGTTCAGTTCGCTCGATAAGTACGATTCGGGCACCGGTTGGCCCAGTTTCACAAAGCCCCTCGAGCCGGGCAATATCGTCACCCGCGAAGATCGGAAACTCTGGATGGTGCGCACCGAAGTGCGCTCGAAACACGGCGACTCGCACCTTGGGCACGTGTTCGATGATGGTCCGGCGCCAACCGGTCTGCGCTATTGCATGAACTCCGCCGCATTGCGATTTATTCCGGTCGAAAAACTGGAAGAAGAAGGGTATGGGGAGTATCTGCCGCTCTTCGAGGGGGTCAGCAACAAAAGCAGCACATAG
- a CDS encoding class I SAM-dependent methyltransferase, with amino-acid sequence MERTEYEVMAAVESRHWWYGGMRAIAAALLDEVYAGRRDLRILDAGCGTGGNVVFLRRYGSVAAVDLAPEAALFGAERLRGALVRASVLALPFVDEWFDLVTSFEVLYHRDVPDETVALRETWRVLRPGGRLLLRLPAFEWLRGRHDCAVHGRRRYTANEVRELLQPQGFEVERISYVNTLLLPLPLTQRFIERVAPAIDRNGSDLQLPPAMLNEALRWPLAAEAAWIARGGSFPVGLSVICRARRV; translated from the coding sequence ATGGAGCGCACGGAATACGAGGTGATGGCGGCTGTCGAGAGCCGTCACTGGTGGTACGGCGGCATGCGCGCGATTGCGGCGGCGCTGCTCGATGAGGTCTATGCCGGGCGGCGCGATCTGCGCATTCTCGACGCCGGTTGCGGCACCGGTGGGAACGTCGTCTTTCTACGGCGGTACGGGTCGGTCGCGGCGGTCGATCTGGCGCCGGAAGCGGCGCTTTTCGGCGCTGAGCGACTGCGCGGCGCGTTGGTGCGGGCAAGTGTGCTGGCATTGCCATTTGTCGATGAATGGTTCGATCTGGTCACATCGTTCGAGGTGTTGTACCATCGGGATGTTCCCGATGAAACCGTTGCACTGCGTGAGACGTGGCGCGTGCTCCGTCCCGGCGGACGGTTGTTACTGCGCCTCCCCGCCTTCGAGTGGCTGCGCGGCAGGCACGATTGCGCCGTCCACGGACGGCGCCGCTACACTGCGAACGAGGTGCGCGAGTTGCTTCAGCCACAGGGATTCGAGGTCGAACGCATATCGTATGTCAACACCCTGCTCCTGCCGCTCCCACTGACTCAGCGGTTCATTGAGCGCGTGGCGCCTGCCATTGATCGCAACGGCTCGGATCTTCAATTGCCGCCAGCGATGCTGAACGAAGCGTTGCGCTGGCCCCTTGCCGCCGAAGCCGCCTGGATCGCGCGCGGCGGATCGTTTCCGGTGGGTCTCTCGGTGATCTGTCGGGCGCGGAGGGTGTGA
- a CDS encoding class I SAM-dependent methyltransferase has product MLQTLLNKLSAHPGLWGFLRRVVEDGFDAEKDVIARELQPWRDAGQRRFLDFGCGTGEFSICFPAESYFGVDIARHYIHYAGRRRPGRYAVMSGAGLGFASGSFDGGLVLGVFHHLPDDLVRTAITDLHRVLRPGATLLVMEDIPSPRPWNVLGHLMHWLDRGDHIREDEAYRALMQPYFSLRRWYHIKSGICDLAVYVLDRTDDPVILHGEAAAARQLDAGA; this is encoded by the coding sequence ATGCTTCAAACATTGCTCAACAAACTTTCCGCCCACCCAGGACTCTGGGGTTTTCTGCGTCGCGTCGTCGAGGATGGATTCGACGCCGAAAAAGATGTGATCGCGCGCGAACTGCAACCCTGGCGTGACGCAGGGCAGCGCCGATTCCTCGATTTTGGCTGCGGTACCGGCGAATTTTCGATCTGCTTTCCGGCAGAATCGTATTTTGGCGTCGATATTGCCCGGCACTACATTCACTACGCCGGTCGTCGCCGTCCGGGACGTTACGCTGTGATGAGCGGCGCAGGGCTTGGCTTTGCATCGGGAAGTTTCGACGGCGGGCTTGTTCTTGGCGTGTTCCACCACCTCCCCGATGACCTGGTGCGCACCGCCATCACCGATCTCCACCGTGTGTTGCGCCCCGGCGCGACGCTCCTGGTGATGGAAGACATCCCTTCTCCGCGTCCGTGGAATGTGTTGGGACATCTGATGCACTGGCTGGATCGCGGCGATCATATTCGCGAAGACGAAGCCTACCGCGCGCTTATGCAGCCGTACTTCTCGCTGCGTCGCTGGTACCATATCAAAAGCGGCATTTGCGATCTGGCGGTCTATGTGCTGGATCGCACGGATGATCCGGTCATCCTGCATGGGGAAGCAGCTGCTGCACGCCAGCTCGACGCCGGAGCATAG
- a CDS encoding TVP38/TMEM64 family protein, with protein sequence MEHLPTRVQSFLLRPRRLVVGALLVIVAGAALWLFRASGALLHPIFIRDMAHSLGFFGPPALIGALALLLVAPVAPAAVLQIGAGLAFGPVAGFLYTLVADLIGASAGFWLARRWGRSVIEPRLSPAMREQVERLTQRMTWRSVMLLRLLPGPAYPLVSFAAGYSRLGFGAYTLASLAGVSPALALLAFAGDLATYSPLLAFGLVALIVGALALAGRRLSRRIPSA encoded by the coding sequence GTGGAACATCTTCCAACCCGGGTTCAATCATTTCTTCTCAGACCGCGCCGCCTGGTCGTTGGCGCGCTGCTCGTGATTGTCGCCGGCGCGGCACTCTGGCTCTTCCGCGCGTCCGGCGCGCTCCTGCATCCCATCTTTATTCGTGACATGGCGCACTCGCTTGGTTTCTTCGGACCACCAGCGTTGATCGGCGCGCTGGCATTGCTGCTGGTTGCGCCTGTTGCACCAGCCGCCGTGTTGCAGATCGGCGCCGGGCTGGCATTCGGACCGGTGGCGGGGTTTCTGTACACCCTGGTTGCCGACCTGATCGGCGCCAGCGCCGGTTTCTGGCTCGCCAGACGATGGGGGCGATCGGTGATCGAGCCGCGGTTGTCGCCTGCGATGCGTGAACAGGTCGAGCGCCTGACACAGCGGATGACGTGGCGCAGTGTCATGCTGTTGCGGCTGCTGCCGGGTCCCGCCTACCCGCTGGTATCATTTGCGGCAGGGTACTCGCGCCTTGGATTTGGCGCGTACACGCTGGCTTCTCTGGCAGGCGTCTCCCCGGCGCTGGCGTTGCTGGCATTCGCCGGCGATCTGGCAACATATTCACCACTACTGGCGTTCGGGCTGGTTGCGCTGATCGTCGGAGCGCTGGCGCTCGCCGGGCGTCGGTTGAGCCGTCGCATACCGTCTGCGTAA